Proteins encoded by one window of Pseudonocardia alni:
- a CDS encoding M28 family peptidase — MGRASTTGGRHRPRLGNRLVRVAAAGVAVVALAACADVPAAPGAATIGTTGGGSQGAAQGDPGLPQRLAAAVGGDGAYAHLQQFEKLADANDGNRAVGTPGYDAAVDHVVGTLRASGFEVSTPSFEVRTFSAGDARLTVAGAPVTTEVLGFSPATPPGGLTAPLSLRPRTPQDPTPGCDAADYTGMPAGAIAVVERGTCEFGQKSRLAGAAGAAAVIVVNTEDAALPATLGDTPGVVPTAAVTKTAGAALRDGQQASLVLDTTIRQQTSRNVIAETTTGDPGRVVVAGAHLDSVPEGAGINDNGSGSAALLEIAQKLGGSPPVGQKVRFAWWGAEEIGLVGSTKYVEGLSEADRARIALYLNFDMVGSPNPGYLVYDGDNSDGLGGEGGPSGSDTAERVLTEALVGAGVNGPEGTAFDGRSDYGPFIESGIPAGGLFTGAEEQKTPEQAQKWGGTAGQSYDPCYHTACDRLTNIDRTALDRNVTAMASAIGRFAVDLTGVPQR, encoded by the coding sequence ATGGGACGGGCGAGCACGACGGGTGGCCGGCACCGGCCACGTCTCGGAAACCGGCTGGTCAGGGTCGCGGCGGCCGGGGTGGCCGTCGTCGCGCTCGCGGCCTGCGCGGACGTCCCCGCGGCGCCGGGCGCCGCGACGATCGGCACCACCGGCGGCGGGAGTCAGGGGGCCGCGCAGGGCGACCCCGGCCTGCCGCAGCGGCTCGCGGCCGCGGTGGGCGGCGACGGCGCCTACGCCCACCTGCAGCAGTTCGAGAAGCTCGCCGACGCGAACGACGGCAACCGCGCGGTGGGCACCCCCGGGTACGACGCGGCCGTCGACCACGTCGTCGGGACGCTGCGTGCGAGCGGGTTCGAGGTGTCGACCCCGTCGTTCGAGGTGCGCACCTTCTCCGCGGGCGACGCACGGCTGACCGTGGCCGGCGCACCGGTGACGACCGAGGTGCTCGGCTTCTCCCCCGCCACCCCGCCCGGCGGGCTGACCGCTCCGCTGTCGCTGCGCCCGCGCACCCCGCAGGACCCGACACCGGGCTGCGACGCCGCCGACTACACCGGGATGCCGGCCGGGGCCATCGCCGTCGTCGAGCGCGGGACCTGCGAGTTCGGCCAGAAGTCCCGGCTCGCGGGGGCGGCGGGCGCGGCGGCGGTGATCGTGGTCAACACCGAGGACGCGGCCCTGCCCGCCACCCTCGGCGACACCCCGGGGGTCGTCCCGACGGCGGCCGTGACGAAGACCGCGGGAGCCGCCCTGCGCGACGGCCAGCAGGCGTCGCTGGTGCTCGACACCACGATCCGGCAGCAGACCTCGCGGAACGTGATCGCCGAGACCACCACCGGCGACCCGGGCCGGGTCGTGGTCGCCGGGGCCCACCTCGACAGCGTGCCCGAGGGCGCCGGCATCAACGACAACGGCAGCGGCAGCGCCGCCCTGCTCGAGATCGCGCAGAAGCTCGGCGGCTCCCCGCCGGTCGGCCAGAAGGTGCGCTTCGCGTGGTGGGGCGCCGAGGAGATCGGCCTGGTCGGCTCGACGAAGTACGTCGAGGGCCTGTCCGAGGCCGACCGCGCGCGGATCGCGCTGTACCTCAACTTCGACATGGTCGGCTCGCCGAACCCCGGTTACCTCGTCTACGACGGCGACAACTCCGACGGCCTCGGCGGCGAGGGGGGCCCGTCCGGCTCCGACACCGCGGAGCGCGTCCTGACCGAGGCGCTGGTCGGGGCCGGCGTGAACGGCCCCGAGGGCACCGCGTTCGACGGGCGCTCGGACTACGGCCCGTTCATCGAGTCCGGCATCCCGGCCGGTGGCCTGTTCACCGGCGCCGAGGAGCAGAAGACCCCGGAGCAGGCGCAGAAGTGGGGCGGCACGGCGGGACAGTCCTACGACCCCTGCTACCACACGGCCTGCGACCGGCTGACCAACATCGACCGGACCGCGCTGGACCGGAACGTGACGGCGATGGCCTCGGCGATCGGCCGGTTCGCCGTCGACCTCACCGGGGTCCCGCAGCGCTGA
- the purH gene encoding bifunctional phosphoribosylaminoimidazolecarboxamide formyltransferase/IMP cyclohydrolase, producing MSERRPVRRALISVYDKAGLLDLATGLHAAGVEIVSTGSTAQRIADAGVPVTPVEEVTGFPECFDGRVKTLHPRVHAGLLADTRKPEHLAQLEQLNIAPFDLLVSNLYPFRETVASGASRDEAVEQIDIGGPAMVRASAKNHESVAVVVDPSRYAWVLEQVGAGGFVVEDRRRLAADAYRHTAAYDVSVATWMGEQFPAGDDDASAEWVGATWTRERPLRYGENPHQSAALYTDGTGSGLAGAEQLHGKEMSYNNYVDADAAWRAAHDHGDRPTVAVIKHANPCGIAVGADVAEAHRKAHATDPVSAFGGVIAVNGEVSVAMAEQVAEIFTEVVVAPGYADGALEVLQRKKNVRVLRIPDGAARTGTELRPISGGLLVQQRDLVDADGDDPAAWKLVTGDAVAPEVLDDLAFAWRACRAVKSNAILLAHDGAAVGVGMGQVNRVDAAKLAVTRAGDRARGSVAASDAFFPFPDGLEVLLDAGVAAVVQPGGSVRDDEVVAACAKAGVPMYLTGTRHFAH from the coding sequence GCGGATCGCCGACGCCGGCGTCCCGGTCACCCCCGTCGAGGAGGTCACCGGGTTCCCCGAGTGCTTCGACGGCCGGGTCAAGACCCTGCACCCGCGGGTGCACGCCGGGCTGCTCGCCGACACCCGCAAGCCCGAGCACCTCGCGCAGCTCGAGCAGCTGAACATCGCGCCGTTCGACCTGCTGGTGTCCAACCTCTACCCGTTCCGCGAGACCGTCGCGTCCGGCGCGAGCCGCGACGAGGCCGTCGAGCAGATCGACATCGGCGGCCCGGCGATGGTGCGGGCCTCGGCGAAGAACCACGAGAGCGTCGCGGTCGTCGTCGACCCGTCGCGCTACGCCTGGGTGCTCGAGCAGGTCGGCGCGGGCGGGTTCGTCGTGGAGGACCGCCGCAGGCTGGCCGCCGACGCCTACCGGCACACCGCCGCCTACGACGTCTCGGTCGCGACCTGGATGGGCGAGCAGTTCCCCGCCGGCGACGACGACGCCTCCGCCGAGTGGGTGGGCGCCACCTGGACCCGCGAGCGGCCGCTGCGCTACGGCGAGAACCCGCACCAGTCCGCCGCGCTCTACACCGACGGCACCGGTTCCGGCCTCGCCGGCGCCGAGCAGCTGCACGGTAAGGAGATGTCCTACAACAACTACGTCGACGCCGACGCCGCCTGGCGCGCCGCGCACGACCACGGCGACCGCCCCACGGTCGCGGTGATCAAGCACGCCAACCCGTGCGGGATCGCGGTCGGCGCCGACGTCGCCGAGGCCCACCGCAAGGCGCACGCCACCGACCCGGTGTCGGCGTTCGGCGGGGTCATCGCGGTCAACGGCGAGGTCTCGGTCGCGATGGCCGAGCAGGTCGCCGAGATCTTCACCGAGGTCGTCGTGGCCCCCGGCTACGCCGACGGCGCCCTCGAGGTGCTCCAGCGCAAGAAGAACGTCCGTGTCCTCCGCATCCCCGACGGCGCCGCCCGCACCGGCACCGAGCTCCGCCCGATCTCCGGCGGGTTGCTGGTGCAGCAGCGCGACCTCGTCGACGCCGACGGCGACGACCCGGCCGCCTGGAAGCTCGTCACCGGCGACGCCGTCGCCCCCGAGGTGCTCGACGACCTCGCGTTCGCCTGGCGTGCCTGCCGCGCGGTGAAGTCCAACGCGATCCTGCTCGCCCACGACGGCGCGGCGGTCGGCGTCGGCATGGGCCAGGTCAACCGGGTCGACGCGGCGAAGCTCGCCGTGACCCGGGCCGGGGACCGGGCCCGCGGCTCGGTCGCCGCCTCCGACGCGTTCTTCCCCTTCCCCGACGGGCTGGAGGTGCTGCTCGACGCCGGAGTCGCCGCCGTCGTGCAGCCCGGCGGCTCGGTCCGCGACGACGAGGTCGTCGCGGCCTGCGCGAAGGCGGGCGTGCCGATGTACCTGACCGGGACGCGGCACTTCGCCCACTGA
- a CDS encoding Y-family DNA polymerase, giving the protein MSTPGTTEAGGATGTGGGGRAEPDPRVLAVWSPDWPVTAAARAAHVPADRPAAVLHANRVLACSATARRHGVRRGLRRREAQARCPELVVLAPDPGRDARLFEPVAAAVEALAPGVEVVRPGLLVLPARGPVGWFGGERAAVERLIDQVALHAGTECQIGVADGMFAAALAARRGRGVPPGRSAEFLAPLEVAELDRDPDVDRAALVDLLRRLGLRSLGAFASLSESDVASRFGTDAVAAHRLARGLDPRPPARRVPPEELSAAVELDPPVDRVDAAAFAARALATRLHTALAGHGLACTRLGVHARTESGEELLRVWRCAEPLTPSGTVDRVRWQLDSWLGRGGSGTLVALRLTPEDTVVAGALQRGLWGDVGEGDERAGRALVRVQALLGPEAVLTAVPTGGRDPGERVRLVPWGDERVVEDTAVPARPGPVAPARDGATGAPGHAEQVTPEPPGRRPPADPPATWPGRLPAPSPATVPPDPVPVRLLAADGAEVCPAAPDLLDGVPRRVAGGGPDREVTGWAGPWPVHARWWAPDGPGPAVRLQVVLADGTALLLVHRGGRWEVAGVYD; this is encoded by the coding sequence ATGAGCACGCCCGGCACGACGGAGGCGGGCGGCGCGACGGGCACGGGCGGCGGTGGACGGGCGGAGCCCGACCCGCGGGTGCTGGCGGTCTGGTCCCCGGACTGGCCGGTCACCGCGGCCGCCCGCGCCGCGCACGTCCCGGCGGACCGGCCGGCCGCGGTCCTGCACGCCAACCGGGTCCTGGCCTGCTCGGCGACGGCCCGCCGGCACGGGGTCCGCCGGGGGCTGCGGCGCCGGGAGGCGCAGGCCCGGTGCCCGGAGCTCGTGGTGCTCGCCCCCGACCCGGGGCGCGACGCCCGGCTGTTCGAGCCGGTCGCCGCCGCGGTGGAGGCGCTCGCCCCCGGCGTCGAGGTGGTGCGGCCGGGGCTGCTGGTGCTGCCCGCACGCGGTCCGGTCGGCTGGTTCGGCGGGGAGCGCGCCGCGGTGGAGCGGCTGATCGACCAGGTCGCGCTGCACGCGGGGACCGAGTGCCAGATCGGCGTCGCGGACGGGATGTTCGCCGCCGCGCTCGCCGCCCGCCGGGGGCGCGGGGTGCCGCCGGGACGGTCGGCGGAGTTCCTCGCACCGCTGGAGGTGGCCGAGCTGGACCGGGACCCCGACGTCGACCGGGCCGCGCTGGTGGACCTGCTGCGCCGGCTGGGGCTACGGTCGCTGGGGGCGTTCGCGTCGCTGTCGGAGTCCGATGTGGCCTCGCGCTTCGGCACCGACGCGGTGGCCGCGCACCGGCTCGCCCGTGGGCTCGACCCCCGCCCGCCGGCGCGCCGGGTCCCGCCGGAGGAGCTGTCCGCGGCGGTCGAGCTGGACCCGCCGGTGGACCGGGTCGACGCGGCCGCCTTCGCCGCGAGGGCACTCGCGACCCGGCTGCACACCGCGCTCGCCGGGCACGGCCTGGCCTGCACCCGGCTGGGGGTGCACGCACGCACGGAGAGCGGGGAGGAGCTGCTGCGGGTCTGGCGGTGCGCCGAGCCGCTGACGCCGTCCGGGACGGTGGACCGGGTGCGCTGGCAGCTCGACTCGTGGCTCGGGCGAGGCGGCTCCGGGACGCTGGTCGCGCTGCGGCTCACCCCGGAGGACACCGTGGTCGCCGGGGCGCTGCAGCGCGGGCTGTGGGGCGACGTCGGCGAGGGCGACGAGCGGGCCGGGCGGGCCCTGGTCCGGGTGCAGGCGCTGCTCGGGCCGGAGGCGGTGCTCACCGCGGTCCCGACGGGCGGCCGGGACCCGGGCGAGCGGGTGCGGCTGGTGCCGTGGGGCGACGAGCGGGTCGTCGAGGACACGGCGGTCCCCGCCCGGCCGGGACCCGTGGCTCCCGCGCGGGACGGCGCCACCGGTGCCCCCGGGCATGCGGAGCAGGTGACCCCGGAGCCTCCCGGCCGTCGTCCACCCGCCGACCCCCCGGCGACCTGGCCCGGCCGACTCCCGGCACCGTCCCCGGCGACGGTGCCCCCGGACCCGGTCCCGGTCCGGTTGCTCGCCGCGGACGGCGCCGAGGTGTGCCCGGCCGCGCCGGACCTGCTCGACGGCGTCCCGCGCCGGGTCGCGGGCGGCGGCCCCGACCGGGAGGTCACCGGCTGGGCCGGACCCTGGCCGGTGCACGCCCGCTGGTGGGCCCCCGACGGCCCCGGGCCCGCGGTCCGGCTGCAGGTCGTGCTCGCCGACGGCACGGCCCTGCTGCTCGTGCACCGCGGCGGCCGCTGGGAGGTGGCGGGTGTCTACGACTGA